In the Clostridium beijerinckii genome, one interval contains:
- a CDS encoding EscU/YscU/HrcU family type III secretion system export apparatus switch protein has translation MNQRKKAAALKYEFNSDAPVVTAAGMGHIADKIIEKATQNEVPIVYNKELTDLLCNVDVGDEIPTELYEAVAHVIAFLTDLDKKRL, from the coding sequence ATGAATCAGAGGAAGAAAGCCGCAGCATTAAAGTATGAATTTAATAGCGATGCACCAGTAGTTACAGCAGCTGGGATGGGGCATATTGCAGATAAAATAATAGAAAAAGCAACGCAAAACGAAGTACCAATAGTATACAATAAAGAGCTAACTGATTTATTGTGTAATGTAGATGTTGGAGATGAAATTCCTACGGAATTATATGAAGCAGTAGCTCATGTAATTGCTTTTCTTACTGATTTGGATAAGAAGAGATTATAG
- a CDS encoding flagellar hook-length control protein FliK → MPGIWNINNGYNINTKKISSKLTFEVGERFTGRVVAKGDGKDITVKLSDGWQFIAELEGNINLDDLKLVKFQVNGFENGKLKLKLVEDSVDEKSTGDESFQEIIDKEGLSKEDIDILKQMVKRNLPLTRDNINLIKGLIQFNGKISSNPKEIDAFIQTYLQSKNISGNSEEGQAAKEMLTKFLNEFKNMSQDDILTFIENNLDFSEESIDSFNKLFKGNSSIEQILKKMNESLNFIESPNNNLETVVKNKTIDREIDLMKNTTDTTKAIASKLYNENDPSNRKINVLDVLKTLAGSEDSELNIAQKFADNEKNNLNTQKVNLSPSLVEKLNNKEIVELIKETMGNSITTDSEPKTQAQSLIESSNKNKLEILLSNIEGREVKLTDSEYKEFNKLLNNRIEGKDHYEETVSNDKGGNIQPKELSTSFKENFADLKNEDLLLRSNLDSKEAIKADMKFKIDGVRDIVKNLIAHVDLKDAGYEKIMDLIKNNINDIKVFNSVSNEYYYLNIPINANSQEYPCKLIIKDNRKDGKKIDKTNAKMVVSVKTANLGEVDGYLTLRDNRIDVNLKCESHFASILNNNKSKLADGLSTLGLFVNISVSMKEKPVDLVSCRNFFNDLTISAIDIKV, encoded by the coding sequence ATGCCAGGAATTTGGAATATAAATAATGGATATAATATAAATACAAAAAAAATTTCTAGCAAGTTAACTTTTGAAGTAGGGGAACGCTTTACAGGAAGAGTAGTTGCAAAGGGAGATGGAAAAGATATTACAGTCAAGTTATCAGATGGATGGCAATTTATTGCTGAGCTTGAGGGAAATATCAATTTGGATGATCTTAAGTTAGTTAAGTTCCAAGTAAACGGATTTGAAAATGGGAAGTTAAAATTAAAACTAGTAGAAGATTCTGTAGATGAAAAATCAACTGGTGATGAAAGCTTTCAGGAAATAATCGATAAAGAAGGCCTTTCAAAGGAAGATATTGATATTTTAAAACAGATGGTTAAGCGTAATCTTCCTCTAACTAGAGATAATATTAATTTAATTAAAGGATTAATTCAATTTAATGGAAAGATAAGTTCAAATCCAAAGGAAATAGATGCATTTATTCAAACATATCTTCAAAGTAAAAATATATCTGGAAATAGTGAGGAAGGTCAAGCTGCTAAAGAGATGCTTACCAAGTTCCTGAATGAATTTAAGAATATGTCACAAGACGATATACTTACATTTATAGAAAATAATTTGGATTTTTCGGAAGAAAGTATAGATAGTTTTAACAAGTTGTTTAAAGGAAATTCATCAATAGAGCAAATATTAAAAAAGATGAATGAGTCATTAAATTTTATAGAATCACCAAATAATAACCTTGAGACTGTAGTTAAAAATAAAACAATAGATAGAGAAATTGACTTGATGAAGAATACTACAGATACAACTAAAGCAATAGCATCGAAGTTGTATAATGAGAATGATCCTTCAAATAGGAAAATAAATGTTCTGGATGTATTAAAAACATTAGCAGGAAGTGAAGATAGTGAATTAAATATAGCTCAAAAGTTTGCTGATAATGAGAAAAATAACTTAAATACTCAAAAAGTAAATCTTTCACCTTCGTTAGTTGAAAAATTAAATAATAAAGAAATAGTTGAGCTAATAAAGGAAACAATGGGTAATAGTATCACAACTGATAGTGAACCCAAGACACAAGCACAAAGTCTTATAGAATCATCAAATAAAAATAAATTAGAAATATTATTAAGTAATATTGAAGGCAGGGAAGTTAAACTTACTGATAGTGAATATAAAGAATTCAATAAATTATTGAATAATAGAATTGAAGGAAAAGATCACTATGAAGAAACAGTATCTAATGATAAAGGTGGAAATATACAGCCTAAGGAATTGTCAACATCATTTAAGGAAAACTTTGCTGATCTAAAAAATGAGGATTTACTATTAAGAAGTAATTTAGATAGCAAAGAAGCTATAAAAGCTGATATGAAATTCAAGATAGATGGAGTAAGGGATATAGTTAAGAACTTAATAGCACATGTGGATTTAAAGGATGCAGGATATGAAAAAATAATGGATTTAATAAAAAATAATATAAATGATATTAAGGTATTCAATTCCGTAAGCAATGAGTATTATTATTTAAATATTCCTATAAATGCAAATAGCCAAGAATATCCATGTAAACTAATAATAAAGGATAATAGAAAAGATGGTAAAAAAATAGATAAGACTAATGCTAAAATGGTTGTTAGTGTTAAAACAGCTAATTTAGGAGAGGTCGATGGATATTTGACATTAAGAGATAACAGAATTGATGTAAATTTAAAATGTGAAAGTCATTTTGCATCTATTTTAAACAATAATAAATCTAAATTAGCAGATGGGTTATCAACACTTGGGTTGTTTGTTAATATAAGTGTATCCATGAAAGAAAAGCCTGTGGACTTAGTAAGTTGTAGAAATTTCTTTAACGATTTAACTATTTCTGCTATCGATATTAAGGTATAA